One part of the Rutidosis leptorrhynchoides isolate AG116_Rl617_1_P2 chromosome 1, CSIRO_AGI_Rlap_v1, whole genome shotgun sequence genome encodes these proteins:
- the LOC139871895 gene encoding probable UDP-arabinose 4-epimerase 2, translating into MLKPRTQRPNRPNSLGGMDFVDPVKKSGVVRKIIVAACLIAICITIIKISPTLSSPSPFSRHESGITHVLVTGGAGYIGSHASLRLLKDSYRVTIVDNLSRGNLGAVKVLQSLFPEPGRLQFIYADLGDPKAVNKIFSENAFDAVMHFAAVAYVGESTLDPLKYYHNITSNTLVVLEAMAAHNVNTLIYSSTCATYGEPDKMPITEETPQNPINPYGKAKKMSEDIILDFHKNSDMAVMILRYFNVIGSDPDGRLGEAPRPELREHGRISGACFDAARGITSGLKVRGTDYKTTDGTCVRDYIDVTDLVDAHVKALEKAQPGEVGIYNVGTGRGRSVKEFVEACKKATGVAIKVDYLPRRPGDYAEVFSDPSKILRELNWSAQYTDLEKSLKVAWRWQKLHLNGYGPAKALL; encoded by the exons ATGTTAAAACCAAGAACTCAGCGGCCAAACAGGCCGAATTCATTAGGAG GAATGGATTTTGTGGATCCAGTGAAGAAGAGTGGTGTTGTACGAAAAATTATTGTTGCTGCTTGTCTTATAGCAATATGCATCACGATAATCAAGATATCGCCAACGTTAAGCTCCCCGAGTCCA TTCTCTCGTCATGAATCGGGGATTACTCATGTCTTAGTAACTGGAGGTGCCGGCTATATCGGTTCTCATGCTTCATTACGCCTTCTAAAAGACTCTTACCGTGTCACTATAGTG GATAATCTCTCTCGTGGAAACCTAGGTGCAGTTAAAGTTCTTCAATCTCTATTTCCAGAACCGGGAAGACTTCAATTCATTTACGCAGACTTGGGGGATCCGAAAGCG GTAAATAAAATCTTCTCGGAAAATGCATTTGATGCGGTGATGCACTTTGCAGCGGTCGCATATGTTGGGGAAAGTACTCTTGATCCCCTAAA ATATTACCACAACATCACCTCGAATACGTTGGTAGTATTAGAGGCTATGGCAGCACATAATGTGAATACTTTAATCTACTCGAGTACATGTGCGACTTACGGGGAGCCAGATAAAATGCCTATTACCGAAGAAACCCCTCAG AACCCAATTAACCCATATGGAAAAGCCAAGAAGATGTCAGAAGATATTATCTTGGATTTCCATAAAAACTCAGACATGGCGGTCATGATCTTAAG ATACTTTAATGTGATAGGATCAGATCCAGATGGAAGGTTAGGAGAGGCACCAAGACCAGAATTACGTGAACATGGAAGAATATCCGGTGCATGCTTCGATGCAGCTCGCGGAATTACCAGCGGACTAAAG GTTCGAGGAACAGACTATAAAACAACAGATGGAACATGCGTACGTGACTACATCGACGTTACCGATCTAGTGGATGCTCACGTAAAAGCTCTCGAGAAAGCCCAACCCGGAGAAGTTGGAATCTACAATGTTGGTACAGGACGAGGTAGATCAGTTAAGGAGTTTGTAGAAGCTTGTAAAAAGGCAACCGGGGTGGCTATAAAAGTTGATTATTTGCCACGTCGTCCTGGTGATTATGCTGAAGTGTTCAGTGATCCATCAAAAATACTTCGTGAACTTAACTGGTCAGCACAATACACAGATCTTGAAAAGAGTTTAAAAGTTGCATGGAGGTGGCAGAAGTTGCATCTTAATGGATACGGGCCCGCAAAGGCTTTGCTTTAA